A single window of Kitasatospora sp. HUAS MG31 DNA harbors:
- a CDS encoding alpha/beta fold hydrolase, whose protein sequence is MIISHDVDGPAEGPAVVLLHSSVCDRRMWEPQWRPLADAGYRVVRADFRTCGSSPAATEPYSDHGDVLALLDTLGLTEATLVGASYGGRVALTVAALHPERVTALALLCAGRPGHRPGPETRAFGAAEDALLDAGDLDGAAALNARTWLGPDADEATHALVTRMQRDNFRHGYEAASAVAPEDPGYEQPEPEIDLRTVTAPTLAVGGAHDLPDFRTIAAELPGLLPDARHLELPWAGHLPSLERPAEITALLLEFLGERRPG, encoded by the coding sequence ATGATCATTTCTCATGATGTGGACGGCCCGGCCGAGGGCCCCGCCGTGGTCCTCCTGCACTCCTCGGTCTGCGACCGCCGGATGTGGGAGCCGCAGTGGCGCCCGCTCGCCGACGCCGGATACCGCGTGGTCCGCGCCGACTTCCGCACCTGCGGCAGCTCCCCGGCCGCCACCGAGCCGTACTCCGACCACGGCGACGTCCTCGCCCTGCTGGACACCCTGGGACTGACCGAGGCCACCCTGGTGGGCGCCTCGTACGGCGGGCGCGTGGCGCTGACGGTCGCCGCTCTGCACCCGGAGCGGGTGACCGCGCTGGCGCTGCTCTGCGCGGGCCGTCCCGGACACCGGCCGGGCCCGGAGACCCGGGCGTTCGGGGCGGCCGAGGACGCCCTGCTGGACGCCGGCGACCTGGACGGCGCGGCCGCCCTCAACGCCCGGACCTGGCTCGGCCCCGACGCCGACGAGGCGACCCACGCCCTGGTCACCCGGATGCAGCGCGACAACTTCCGTCACGGGTACGAGGCCGCCAGCGCGGTGGCTCCCGAGGACCCCGGCTACGAGCAGCCCGAGCCGGAGATCGACCTCCGCACCGTCACCGCCCCGACCCTCGCCGTCGGCGGCGCCCACGACCTGCCCGACTTCCGGACGATCGCCGCCGAACTCCCCGGCCTCCTCCCCGACGCCCGCCACCTCGAACTCCCCTGGGCGGGCCACCTGCCCTCCCTGGAACGCCCGGCGGAGATCACCGCGCTGCTCCTGGAGTTCCTCGGCGAGCGCCGCCCCGGGTAG
- a CDS encoding winged helix-turn-helix transcriptional regulator — translation MRHTGALDPDCAISQALAVVGDTWSLLLIRDVAGGTHQFDALRDGLGISRKVLTERLKALVADGVLEKRLYHPHPPRYEYHLTETGRGLLPVLVALQDWGGRYVLGDGSLSATGTADSAETRRVLALPGHRLPALDLAAASGERVDPVAADHAWTVLYCFPGAYLPGGLDYPPGWNTIPGATGCTLESCTYRDRMDEFTARDAAVYGVSTQRPDQLAAFAEHARIPFPLLSDADLGLAAALRLPTFRASGVDRLKRLTLVLDATRTVRGVLYPVTDPAGSVEEALGLLDDLRAR, via the coding sequence ATGCGGCACACCGGAGCACTGGACCCCGACTGCGCGATCTCGCAGGCCCTGGCGGTCGTCGGGGACACCTGGAGCCTGCTCCTGATCAGGGACGTCGCCGGCGGCACGCACCAGTTCGACGCGCTGCGGGACGGGCTCGGCATCAGCCGCAAGGTGCTCACCGAGCGCCTCAAGGCGCTGGTCGCCGACGGCGTGCTGGAGAAGCGGCTGTACCACCCGCACCCGCCGCGCTACGAGTACCACCTGACGGAGACCGGGCGCGGCCTGCTGCCGGTCCTGGTCGCGCTGCAGGACTGGGGCGGCCGGTACGTCCTCGGCGACGGCTCGCTCTCCGCCACCGGCACCGCCGACTCCGCCGAGACCCGCCGGGTCCTCGCGCTCCCGGGCCACCGGCTGCCCGCACTGGACCTCGCCGCCGCCTCCGGGGAGCGGGTCGACCCGGTGGCCGCGGACCACGCCTGGACGGTGCTGTACTGCTTCCCGGGCGCCTACTTGCCCGGCGGCCTGGACTACCCGCCCGGCTGGAACACCATCCCGGGCGCCACCGGCTGCACCCTGGAGTCCTGCACCTACCGCGACCGGATGGACGAGTTCACCGCCCGCGACGCCGCCGTCTACGGCGTCAGCACCCAACGCCCGGACCAGCTGGCGGCGTTCGCCGAACACGCGCGGATCCCGTTCCCGCTGCTGTCCGACGCCGACCTGGGGCTGGCGGCCGCCCTCCGCCTGCCCACCTTCCGGGCCTCCGGCGTCGACCGGCTCAAGCGGCTCACCCTCGTCCTCGACGCCACCCGCACCGTGCGGGGCGTCCTCTACCCGGTCACCGACCCTGCGGGCTCCGTCGAGGAGGCCCTCGGCCTCCTCGACGACCTGCGGGCCCGCTGA
- a CDS encoding GNAT family N-acetyltransferase, which translates to MDTPVQSFAVANLRRRPVVVETGGFVAGFDPDTTSPYINYATPLPGAEPTAAEVAGLVAAFRERGLKPRLEFAPDAAPAVEAALYAAGFTVEAEHEYLVCTPQSLTPPRSGDPAAPVVDAPTGDADYAAIDGALAEAFSGEFAASPEGTARLRRTEEQGGAVRFVRSPDGGCAGGAVCSAPAEGTAELAGVGTRPAHRGRGIAAAVTAELAATLFGRGASSVWLEYSGEGSRRVYERVGFRPQGRRLYMSLED; encoded by the coding sequence GTGGACACCCCTGTCCAGAGCTTTGCCGTCGCCAACCTCCGCCGCCGTCCCGTGGTCGTCGAGACCGGGGGCTTCGTGGCGGGTTTCGACCCCGACACCACCAGCCCGTACATCAACTACGCGACCCCGCTGCCCGGCGCCGAGCCGACCGCGGCGGAGGTGGCCGGCCTGGTCGCGGCCTTCCGTGAGCGCGGGCTGAAGCCGCGCCTGGAGTTCGCGCCCGACGCCGCGCCCGCCGTGGAGGCGGCCCTGTACGCGGCCGGCTTCACCGTGGAGGCCGAGCACGAGTACCTGGTCTGCACCCCGCAGTCCCTGACCCCGCCCCGCTCCGGGGACCCGGCCGCGCCGGTCGTGGACGCCCCCACCGGCGACGCGGACTACGCGGCGATCGACGGCGCCCTGGCCGAGGCGTTCTCGGGCGAGTTCGCCGCCTCTCCGGAGGGCACGGCCCGCCTGCGCCGGACCGAGGAGCAGGGCGGGGCCGTCCGCTTCGTCCGCTCCCCCGACGGCGGCTGCGCGGGCGGGGCGGTCTGCTCGGCCCCGGCCGAGGGCACCGCCGAGCTGGCCGGGGTCGGCACCCGGCCCGCCCACCGGGGCCGCGGCATCGCGGCGGCGGTCACCGCCGAGCTGGCGGCGACCCTGTTCGGACGCGGCGCCTCCTCCGTGTGGCTGGAGTACTCCGGCGAGGGCTCGCGCCGGGTCTACGAGCGGGTCGGCTTCCGCCCGCAGGGCCGCCGCCTGTACATGTCCCTGGAGGACTGA
- a CDS encoding class I SAM-dependent methyltransferase, which yields MSTRALAFGAIAQAYERFRPGYPDELFGLVTTYAGRPVRTALEIGAGTGKATRLFAGRGVDVTATEPDAAMLAELRKTVPANVTTVRAAFEDLRPGKTFGLVYAAAALHWTRPEDRWSRVAALLEPEGVVASFGGPFRLADAAVAESVRAARAPFLESDEVPSPDGTAPEAEMQWPGTELQRSPLFVDVRQSVVDRRLTMRAADYVGYLSTVSAYLQLPPLRRRQAYDAIARVLPETVGISADLTVHVARRRAA from the coding sequence ATGTCTACTCGTGCACTGGCCTTCGGCGCCATCGCGCAGGCCTACGAGCGGTTCCGGCCGGGCTACCCCGACGAGCTCTTCGGCCTGGTGACGACGTACGCGGGCCGGCCGGTGCGGACGGCCTTGGAGATCGGTGCGGGGACGGGCAAGGCCACCCGCCTGTTCGCCGGGCGCGGTGTCGACGTCACGGCGACGGAGCCCGACGCCGCCATGCTCGCCGAGCTGCGAAAGACCGTGCCCGCGAACGTGACGACGGTGCGGGCCGCGTTCGAGGATCTGCGGCCGGGGAAGACCTTCGGACTGGTCTACGCGGCGGCGGCCCTGCACTGGACCCGCCCGGAGGACCGGTGGTCGAGGGTGGCCGCGCTCCTGGAACCCGAAGGCGTGGTCGCCTCGTTCGGCGGCCCGTTCCGGCTGGCCGACGCGGCGGTTGCGGAGTCCGTACGGGCGGCGCGGGCGCCTTTCCTGGAGAGCGACGAGGTCCCGTCCCCCGACGGGACCGCTCCGGAGGCGGAGATGCAGTGGCCGGGGACGGAGCTGCAGCGGTCCCCGCTGTTCGTCGACGTCCGGCAGTCCGTCGTCGATCGGCGCCTGACCATGCGAGCGGCGGACTACGTCGGCTACCTGTCGACCGTCTCGGCGTACCTCCAGTTGCCGCCGCTGCGGCGACGGCAGGCGTACGACGCGATCGCGCGGGTGCTGCCCGAGACGGTCGGGATCTCCGCCGACCTCACCGTCCATGTCGCACGCCGGCGAGCGGCGTAG
- a CDS encoding DUF6193 family natural product biosynthesis protein produces the protein MISSTPNPDPNPNPDPPEPDGGLAASLNRTAARLGLALAAPAHPDQRRAEYADGDGSRVVVADLYRAPGYWMQCHRQGAWLAFGVAEDLAGVVTAAAAWMGGAGVERTRQAAPFIRFRDWALAHEREPLDPVELAWQHQLDWMHLSPDAYRPRARSLAMLEAAYADPRLRRLTPVFSHFTLRLSSTTTFPHVRVGGSIDPFHERHWYGVKDMRGHLVARTETPEEAVALVAAMLPHDTEQDTGPAR, from the coding sequence ATGATCTCGTCGACGCCGAACCCCGACCCGAACCCGAACCCCGACCCGCCGGAGCCCGACGGCGGCCTCGCCGCCTCCCTCAACCGGACGGCGGCGCGGCTCGGCCTCGCCCTCGCCGCACCGGCGCACCCGGACCAGCGCCGGGCGGAGTACGCCGACGGGGACGGCAGCCGGGTCGTCGTCGCCGACCTGTACCGCGCTCCCGGCTACTGGATGCAGTGCCACCGGCAGGGCGCCTGGCTCGCCTTCGGGGTGGCCGAGGATCTCGCCGGCGTGGTGACGGCCGCAGCGGCCTGGATGGGCGGCGCCGGAGTCGAACGGACCCGTCAGGCCGCGCCGTTCATCCGGTTCCGGGACTGGGCCCTCGCCCACGAGCGCGAACCGCTCGACCCCGTCGAACTGGCGTGGCAGCACCAGTTGGACTGGATGCACCTCAGCCCGGACGCGTACCGGCCCCGCGCCCGCAGCCTCGCGATGCTGGAAGCGGCATACGCCGATCCCCGGCTGCGCCGGCTGACGCCGGTCTTCAGCCACTTCACGCTCCGGCTCTCCAGCACCACCACCTTCCCGCACGTCCGGGTCGGAGGCTCGATCGACCCGTTCCACGAGCGCCACTGGTACGGCGTCAAGGACATGCGCGGACACCTGGTCGCCCGCACCGAGACCCCGGAGGAGGCCGTCGCCCTGGTCGCGGCCATGCTCCCCCACGACACCGAACAGGACACCGGACCGGCGCGCTGA
- a CDS encoding dienelactone hydrolase family protein gives MTTLRGRNDPLDDFSRRTVRIDDPGGPEGGDGAEKTVYVTGTGPAVVLLPEMPGISPDVARLARWLRDAGFSVYLPSLFGVDGAYPLAESGEAVARRACVSAEFRAFAGGGTSPVVGWLRGLARLAHAERGGPGVGAVGLCFTGNFALTMALEPAVIAPVVNHPSLPLDDPDGLEIGDADAVAVADRLTRDGLTVLAYRFEGDRWCTGRRFAAYRALLGDAFDGRVLPAGAANTDPPPFFREVVGGPHSVVTAHLVDREGHPTLRARDEIIAFLTARLRTGGVDRPPIT, from the coding sequence ATGACCACGCTGCGAGGACGGAACGACCCCCTGGACGACTTCTCCCGCCGGACTGTCCGCATCGACGACCCTGGCGGCCCCGAGGGCGGCGACGGCGCGGAGAAGACGGTGTACGTCACCGGGACGGGCCCGGCCGTCGTCCTGCTGCCCGAGATGCCGGGGATCAGCCCCGACGTCGCGCGGCTCGCGCGCTGGCTGCGGGACGCCGGTTTCAGCGTCTACCTGCCGTCCCTGTTCGGCGTCGACGGCGCGTACCCGCTCGCCGAGTCGGGTGAGGCGGTCGCTCGACGGGCCTGCGTCAGCGCGGAGTTCCGGGCGTTCGCCGGGGGCGGCACCAGCCCGGTCGTGGGCTGGCTGCGCGGCCTCGCCCGGCTGGCCCACGCCGAACGCGGCGGGCCGGGCGTCGGCGCGGTCGGCCTGTGCTTCACCGGCAACTTCGCGCTGACCATGGCCCTCGAACCCGCCGTGATCGCCCCCGTGGTCAACCACCCCTCCCTGCCGCTCGACGATCCGGACGGCCTGGAGATCGGCGACGCGGACGCCGTCGCCGTGGCCGACCGTCTCACCCGGGACGGCCTGACGGTGCTCGCCTACCGCTTCGAGGGCGACCGCTGGTGCACCGGCCGGCGTTTCGCCGCGTACCGGGCGCTGCTCGGGGACGCCTTCGACGGCCGGGTGCTGCCCGCCGGCGCCGCGAACACCGATCCGCCGCCGTTCTTCCGGGAGGTCGTCGGCGGCCCGCACAGCGTCGTCACCGCGCACCTGGTCGACCGCGAGGGCCACCCCACCCTCCGGGCCCGGGACGAGATCATCGCCTTCCTCACCGCCCGCCTCCGGACCGGCGGCGTGGACCGTCCCCCGATCACCTGA
- a CDS encoding pyridoxamine 5'-phosphate oxidase family protein gives MNDHSPLPGTAVLDRLAVERNVWLSTVRPDGSPHVTPVWFVFRDGRWWIGADALSVKVRNIEVFPTVSLALEDGRAPVVAEGEAVVHRSRFPEAVTAAFTAKYAWDVAAPYRPERPDRVLLEVPVRRWLLAGTAQ, from the coding sequence ATGAACGATCATTCGCCCCTGCCCGGGACCGCCGTGCTCGACCGCCTGGCCGTCGAACGGAACGTCTGGCTGTCCACCGTCCGCCCCGACGGCTCCCCCCACGTCACACCGGTCTGGTTCGTCTTCCGGGACGGACGGTGGTGGATCGGCGCGGACGCCCTCTCGGTCAAGGTCCGCAACATCGAGGTGTTCCCGACCGTCTCCCTTGCCCTGGAGGACGGCCGCGCCCCGGTCGTGGCCGAGGGCGAGGCGGTGGTGCACCGCAGCCGCTTCCCGGAGGCGGTCACGGCCGCCTTCACCGCGAAGTACGCCTGGGACGTGGCCGCGCCCTACCGGCCGGAGCGTCCGGACCGCGTCCTGCTCGAAGTTCCGGTCCGCCGCTGGCTGCTGGCCGGTACGGCGCAGTGA
- a CDS encoding MFS transporter, whose translation MATTVPNQNPPTALAPRDNRFPRFWAGQSVSQFGDRITELALPLLAVTTLDATPAQVATLTALIWAPNLLAILLGSWVDQQRRKRRLMVLADLIRAAALLTLPIGYALGTVPLAQLYAVALVTGAAGVLFNCAYPSFFARLVEPADYVRANSRLSTSRSASYVAGPALGGALIQALTAPVAVVADALSFLVSAVLIGRIPLDEPQPATGGDDASFVGRARDGLAFTLRHPVLRAALGCATTVNFFTFIAQGLLVLFAGRTLGLSAGAIGLALGLGSTGALLGALLAPRISRALGMGRTIVLGAVLFPAPLALAAVAGGPAWARAATLCAAEFLMGAGVMLFDIPLNSLQTSVIPDEVRSRVSGAFATVNYGIRPLGALTGGLLADLVGLRPTLVLAAFGGVLAALWLLPSPIPRVRSLDPVAEADADAKAAPERDRVADPAPAAR comes from the coding sequence ATGGCCACGACCGTTCCGAACCAGAACCCGCCCACCGCGTTAGCGCCCCGCGACAACCGCTTCCCGCGCTTCTGGGCCGGCCAGTCCGTCTCCCAGTTCGGCGACCGCATCACCGAACTCGCCCTGCCGCTCCTCGCCGTCACCACCCTCGACGCCACGCCCGCCCAGGTCGCCACCCTCACCGCGCTGATCTGGGCGCCGAACCTGCTGGCCATCCTGCTCGGCTCCTGGGTCGACCAGCAGCGCCGCAAGCGCCGGCTGATGGTCCTCGCCGACCTGATCCGGGCCGCCGCCCTGCTCACCCTCCCGATCGGCTACGCCCTCGGAACCGTCCCCCTCGCCCAGCTGTACGCCGTCGCGCTGGTCACCGGAGCGGCCGGGGTGCTGTTCAACTGCGCCTACCCCTCCTTCTTCGCCCGCCTGGTCGAACCCGCCGACTACGTCCGCGCCAACAGCCGCCTCAGCACCAGCCGTTCGGCCTCCTACGTGGCGGGCCCGGCGCTCGGCGGCGCACTGATCCAGGCCCTGACCGCTCCTGTCGCGGTGGTCGCCGACGCGCTCTCCTTCCTGGTCTCCGCGGTCCTGATCGGCCGGATCCCGCTCGACGAACCGCAGCCCGCCACCGGGGGCGACGACGCCTCCTTCGTGGGCCGCGCCCGCGACGGCCTCGCCTTCACCCTCCGCCACCCGGTCCTGCGGGCCGCCCTCGGCTGCGCCACCACCGTCAACTTCTTCACCTTCATCGCCCAGGGCCTGCTGGTGCTGTTCGCCGGCCGCACCCTCGGCCTCTCCGCCGGCGCCATCGGCCTCGCCCTCGGCCTCGGATCCACCGGCGCGCTGCTCGGCGCTCTGCTGGCCCCCCGGATCTCCCGTGCACTCGGGATGGGCCGCACCATCGTCCTCGGCGCCGTTCTCTTCCCCGCGCCGCTCGCCCTCGCCGCCGTGGCCGGCGGCCCCGCCTGGGCGCGGGCGGCCACCCTCTGCGCGGCCGAGTTCCTCATGGGGGCGGGCGTGATGCTCTTCGACATCCCCCTCAACTCCCTCCAGACCTCGGTGATCCCCGACGAGGTCCGCAGCCGGGTCTCCGGGGCCTTCGCCACCGTGAACTACGGCATCCGCCCCCTCGGCGCCCTCACCGGCGGCCTCCTCGCCGACCTCGTCGGCCTGCGGCCCACCCTGGTGCTCGCCGCCTTCGGCGGGGTCCTCGCCGCCCTGTGGCTGCTCCCGTCGCCCATTCCGCGGGTCCGCTCGCTGGACCCGGTCGCCGAGGCGGACGCCGACGCGAAGGCCGCTCCCGAGCGTGACCGTGTTGCCGACCCGGCGCCGGCCGCGAGGTGA
- a CDS encoding GlxA family transcriptional regulator, with the protein MGPLRVGVLAYPGCFASEVFGVPDLLAMASHVAAAAPGPASPGYRVAVVSPRRRVSASGGWALDVSAVRPVDVLVVPGFALTPADDPDAALADLRPETAAIRAQASSGGAVVSICVGAYLLAEAGLLDGREATTSWLHAERFARRYGEVRLRPERLVVTDRGVTTTAAFSAMYDLALDLIRSQDGPVVARRTARVALVDDARSAQSPYVDPELLSEAGGGFARGVQRWLDRNLAARYDLGILAREFHVSTRTLLRRFGEETGRSPLAYLQAARVRRAGRLLETTDRTVASIAAEVGYRDAGAFGVVFLRHTGQRPGEYRARFRRR; encoded by the coding sequence ATGGGACCGTTGCGGGTGGGGGTGCTGGCCTACCCGGGCTGCTTCGCCTCCGAGGTGTTCGGTGTTCCCGACCTGCTCGCGATGGCCTCGCACGTCGCGGCGGCCGCACCGGGGCCGGCCTCACCCGGCTACCGGGTGGCGGTGGTCTCGCCCCGACGGCGGGTGAGCGCGTCCGGCGGCTGGGCCCTGGACGTGTCGGCGGTCCGCCCGGTGGACGTCCTGGTCGTCCCGGGGTTCGCACTCACCCCGGCCGACGACCCCGACGCCGCTCTCGCGGACCTCCGGCCGGAGACGGCCGCGATCCGGGCCCAGGCCTCGTCGGGCGGCGCGGTGGTGTCGATCTGTGTGGGTGCGTACCTGCTCGCCGAGGCCGGGCTGCTCGACGGCCGCGAGGCGACCACGTCCTGGCTCCACGCGGAGCGGTTCGCCCGCCGGTACGGCGAGGTGCGGCTCCGCCCGGAGCGTCTGGTGGTGACCGACCGGGGAGTGACCACCACGGCCGCGTTCAGCGCCATGTACGACCTCGCGCTCGACCTCATCCGGTCCCAGGACGGCCCTGTGGTCGCCCGGAGGACCGCGCGGGTCGCGCTGGTGGACGACGCGCGGTCGGCCCAATCACCGTACGTCGACCCGGAGTTGCTGTCCGAGGCGGGCGGTGGATTCGCACGCGGCGTCCAGCGGTGGCTCGACCGGAACCTCGCGGCCCGGTACGACCTGGGGATCCTCGCCCGGGAGTTCCACGTGAGCACGCGGACGCTGCTGCGCCGTTTCGGCGAGGAGACGGGCCGGTCGCCGCTGGCGTACCTGCAGGCGGCCCGGGTGCGCCGGGCCGGGCGGCTGCTGGAGACCACGGACCGGACCGTGGCGAGCATCGCGGCCGAGGTCGGCTATCGCGACGCCGGGGCGTTCGGTGTGGTCTTCCTCCGGCACACGGGGCAGCGGCCGGGGGAGTACCGCGCGCGGTTCCGTCGCCGCTGA
- a CDS encoding low molecular weight phosphotyrosine protein phosphatase translates to MTDPAPRRRILTVCLGNYCRSPFAAVVLADRGGEALEARSAGLLDLWVGGTAHPQMIAAAADLGFDLTGHHPARVDREMIDRADLVLAMDRSVLAQLRPVAGPANQAKLRLYLEDGDVPDPMGRSQRAFAESAAIIVAGAAAHLP, encoded by the coding sequence ATGACCGACCCCGCCCCGCGCCGCCGCATCCTGACGGTCTGTCTCGGCAACTACTGCCGCAGCCCGTTCGCCGCCGTCGTGCTCGCCGACCGGGGCGGGGAGGCGCTGGAGGCCCGCTCCGCCGGCCTGCTCGACCTGTGGGTGGGCGGGACGGCGCACCCGCAGATGATCGCCGCCGCCGCGGACCTCGGCTTCGACCTGACCGGGCACCACCCGGCCCGGGTCGACCGGGAGATGATCGACCGGGCGGACCTGGTCCTCGCCATGGACCGCTCGGTACTGGCGCAGCTGCGTCCGGTCGCCGGCCCGGCGAACCAGGCCAAGCTCCGGCTCTACCTGGAGGACGGCGACGTGCCCGACCCGATGGGCCGGTCGCAGCGGGCGTTCGCCGAGTCCGCGGCGATCATCGTGGCCGGTGCCGCCGCCCACCTCCCGTGA
- a CDS encoding MFS transporter, giving the protein MATDTVDGGIVDASAGTGAVEAERREAPHGDGRGDGRAGVFWRYWAASTVSRLGDQVTAVALPLVAVVTLHASALQVGLIAGASYVAWLLIGLPAGVLVHRLPLRGTQVVMDLVRGAAVASVPLAAFLGVLGLPQLVAVALVVGLASVVFDVGNSTFLPSIVAKEELTARNSLVSASSSATELAGPSLGGVLVQFLGGAASMLLDAVSYLVSAVLLSSLPRAEQPAGDRARAVGMREQIREGWRFVTRHPVIGPCAADATAVNFVCGGLMTLTPVFLVRTLDAPAAAVGALMATGGLGSLIGAAVTPRLVARIGAGGTLRRAAVVAAAFAFLLPVADSGWGTLVFALGYAGFGAGVVVTSIVTRTHRQTQTPPELLPRVMATVRFVSWGAIPVGALAAGAASEAWGARTALLLLATASLASPAILLASPVRRLRALA; this is encoded by the coding sequence ATGGCAACGGACACGGTGGACGGGGGGATCGTGGACGCGTCGGCGGGCACGGGGGCGGTGGAAGCCGAACGGCGCGAGGCGCCGCACGGCGACGGACGCGGCGACGGCCGGGCGGGGGTGTTCTGGCGCTACTGGGCGGCCTCCACGGTCAGCCGGCTCGGCGACCAGGTGACCGCGGTGGCGCTGCCGCTGGTCGCCGTGGTCACCCTGCACGCCTCCGCGCTCCAGGTGGGCCTGATCGCGGGCGCCTCGTACGTCGCCTGGCTGCTGATCGGACTGCCGGCCGGCGTGCTGGTCCACCGCCTGCCGCTGCGCGGCACCCAGGTGGTGATGGACCTGGTCCGGGGCGCCGCGGTGGCCTCGGTGCCGCTGGCGGCGTTCCTCGGCGTGCTCGGGCTGCCCCAGCTGGTGGCGGTGGCCCTGGTGGTCGGCCTCGCAAGCGTGGTCTTCGACGTGGGCAACTCCACCTTCCTGCCCTCGATCGTCGCCAAGGAGGAGCTGACCGCCCGCAACAGCCTGGTCTCCGCCAGCTCCTCCGCGACCGAACTGGCCGGCCCCTCCCTCGGCGGCGTGCTGGTGCAGTTTCTCGGCGGCGCCGCCTCGATGCTGCTGGACGCGGTCAGCTACCTGGTCTCCGCCGTCCTGCTGAGCAGCCTGCCGCGCGCCGAGCAGCCGGCCGGCGACCGGGCGCGGGCCGTCGGGATGCGCGAGCAGATCCGCGAGGGCTGGCGGTTCGTCACCCGGCACCCGGTGATCGGGCCGTGCGCCGCCGACGCCACTGCGGTGAACTTCGTCTGCGGCGGGCTGATGACCCTCACCCCGGTGTTCCTGGTCCGCACCCTCGACGCCCCGGCCGCCGCCGTGGGCGCCCTGATGGCCACCGGCGGCCTGGGAAGCCTGATCGGCGCCGCCGTCACACCCCGCCTGGTCGCCCGGATCGGCGCCGGCGGCACCCTGCGCCGGGCGGCCGTGGTCGCCGCCGCCTTCGCCTTCCTGCTCCCGGTGGCCGACTCCGGCTGGGGGACGCTGGTCTTCGCCCTCGGCTACGCCGGGTTCGGCGCGGGCGTCGTGGTCACCAGCATCGTCACCCGCACCCACCGGCAGACCCAGACCCCGCCGGAGCTGCTTCCCCGGGTGATGGCCACCGTCCGGTTCGTCTCCTGGGGCGCGATCCCGGTCGGCGCGCTGGCCGCCGGCGCCGCCTCCGAGGCCTGGGGTGCGCGGACCGCGCTGCTCCTGCTCGCGACGGCCAGCCTGGCCAGCCCCGCGATCCTGCTGGCGAGCCCGGTCCGCCGGCTGCGCGCCCTGGCCTGA
- a CDS encoding threonine/serine dehydratase produces the protein MHQLTHGDIKAAADRIAGRVRAVTVTPADPGAIRAAGRDTPGSGAEPACEVWLALEFMQHTGSFKARGAQNFLQAHRDAGTLPATGVTIASGGNAGLACAWAARQQGVPATVFLPTTAPRVKVAKLRGYGADVRLTGSEYAEALAACEEFAAATGALASHAYDHPLIAAGAGTLVEEIHRQIPDLDTVLVAVGGGGLFAGVATAAGHHGIRTVAVEPENCRALHAAVEAGRPVDVPVDSVAADSLGARRATALALHAARQDGTRAVLVPDAEIVHARQALWDHRRIAVEHGAATALAALTTPDRPGGGPGSGYRPASGEKVCVILCGANTDAGTLIRD, from the coding sequence ATGCACCAGCTCACCCACGGCGACATCAAGGCCGCCGCCGACCGGATCGCCGGACGCGTCCGCGCGGTCACCGTGACCCCGGCCGACCCGGGCGCGATCCGCGCCGCCGGCCGCGACACCCCGGGGTCCGGGGCCGAACCCGCCTGCGAGGTCTGGCTGGCGCTGGAGTTCATGCAGCACACCGGCAGCTTCAAGGCCCGCGGCGCGCAGAACTTCCTCCAGGCCCACCGCGACGCCGGCACCCTCCCCGCCACGGGTGTCACCATCGCCTCCGGCGGCAACGCCGGCCTGGCCTGCGCCTGGGCCGCCCGGCAGCAGGGCGTCCCCGCCACCGTGTTCCTGCCCACCACGGCCCCCCGGGTCAAGGTCGCCAAGCTCCGCGGCTACGGCGCCGACGTCCGCCTGACCGGTTCCGAGTACGCCGAGGCGCTGGCCGCCTGCGAGGAGTTCGCCGCCGCCACCGGCGCGCTCGCCTCGCACGCCTACGACCACCCGCTGATCGCCGCCGGGGCGGGAACCCTCGTCGAGGAGATCCACCGCCAGATCCCGGACCTGGACACCGTGCTGGTCGCGGTCGGCGGCGGCGGCCTGTTCGCCGGAGTGGCCACCGCCGCCGGGCACCACGGCATCCGCACGGTCGCGGTCGAACCGGAGAACTGCCGGGCCCTGCACGCAGCCGTCGAGGCCGGCCGCCCGGTCGACGTCCCGGTGGACTCGGTCGCCGCGGACTCTCTCGGCGCCCGGCGCGCCACCGCCCTGGCCCTGCACGCCGCCCGGCAGGACGGCACCCGCGCCGTCCTCGTCCCCGACGCCGAGATCGTCCACGCCCGCCAGGCACTGTGGGACCACCGCCGGATCGCCGTGGAACACGGCGCCGCCACCGCCCTCGCCGCGCTGACCACACCCGACCGGCCCGGCGGCGGACCCGGCTCCGGCTACCGTCCCGCGAGCGGCGAGAAGGTCTGCGTGATCCTCTGCGGCGCCAACACCGATGCGGGCACGCTGATCCGGGACTGA